In Temnothorax longispinosus isolate EJ_2023e chromosome 10, Tlon_JGU_v1, whole genome shotgun sequence, a single window of DNA contains:
- the LOC139820219 gene encoding uncharacterized protein: protein MMLMQEPGWKLERKGSGAQVLRKDGSHFKSNTARVCFRCDVEIREFVPDEDYGMTESMEMETAASPLAMLSSCVAALCVTILLPWLLIGG from the coding sequence ATGATGCTGATGCAGGAGCCCGGTTGGAAGCTGGAGCGTAAGGGCTCGGGGGCGCAGGTGCTGCGCAAAGATGGATCCCACTTCAAAAGCAATACCGCACGCGTGTGCTTCCGATGCGACGTGGAGATACGCGAATTCGTGCCCGATGAGGATTACGGTATGACGGAGAGCATGGAAATGGAAACGGCCGCAAGTCCCCTGGCGATGCTGTCCAGTTGCGTGGCAGCGCTTTGCGTCACCATCCTCCTGCCTTGGCTCCTGATCGGGGGCTAA